A genomic stretch from Arachis stenosperma cultivar V10309 chromosome 3, arast.V10309.gnm1.PFL2, whole genome shotgun sequence includes:
- the LOC130970761 gene encoding uncharacterized protein LOC130970761 — MEIAELDYVLVPVGVLVLGIYHAWLLYTIIRHPSRTVIGLNAQSRYQWVLSLMADPLKNGVLAVQTIRNNIMASTLLATTAITLSSLIGVFANTDSETELVYGNKSSLNSAIKRLSISLCFLVAFLCNMQSIRYYAHVSFLITSPALKGKTDFIEYVAKTLNRGSVSWSLGLRAFYLSIPLVLWIYGPIPMFACSCFTSFALYFLDTTTQITRDLHIKSFKHTDIDIHHMQPAP, encoded by the exons ATGGAAATAGCAGAGCTGGATTATGTGTTGGTCCCAGTTGGGGTGCTGGTGCTTGGAATATATCACGCGTGGCTTCTCTACACCATAATCAGGCACCCTTCTCGCACCGTCATTGGCTTGAACGCTCAATCTCGTTATCAATGGGTTCTTTCTCTCATGGCT GATCCCCTGAAGAATGGAGTTCTGGCGGTTCAAACAATCCGCAACAACATCATGGCATCAACGCTTCTGGCAACAACAGCAATCACACTCAGTTCACTAATCGGCGTTTTCGCCAACACCGACTCCGAAACCGAATTGGTTTATGGTAACAAAAGTTCCCTTAACTCTGCTATCAAGAGGCTCTCCATATCGTTGTGCTTCCTTGTTGCATTCCTCTGTAACATGCAGTCTATCAGATACTACGCGCACGTGAGCTTCTTGATCACTTCACCTGCACTCAAAGGGAAGACGGATTTCATTGAGTATGTTGCCAAGACATTGAACCGTGGAAGTGTTTCTTGGTCCCTCGGACTCAGGGCTTTCTACCTGTCTATTCCTCTTGTCCTTTGGATCTATGGCCCCATTCCCATGTTTGCTTGTTCCTGCTTCACCTCTTTCGCCTTGTACTTCTTGGACACTACCACTCAGATCACCAGAGATCTTCACATTAAGTCCTTCAAACACACCGACATCGACATCCACCACATGCAACCTGCACCCTAA
- the LOC130968642 gene encoding nuclear poly(A) polymerase 1-like: MGSPGLSNRNNGQQQRLGITEPISLGGPTEYDVIKTRELEKYLQDAGLYENQEEAVSREEVLGRLDQIVKIWVKTISRAKGLNDQLVQEANAKIFTFGSYRLGVHGPGADIDTLCVAPRHVSREEDFFGELHRMLSEMPEVTELHPVPDAHVPVMGFKFNGVSIDLLYARLSLWVIPEDLDISQESILQNADEQTVRSLNGCRVTDQILRLVPNIQNFRTTLRCMRFWAKRRGVYSNVSGFLGGINWALLVARICQLFPNALPNMLVSRFFRVYTQWRWPNPVLLCAIEEGSLGLQVWDPRRYPKDRFHLMPIITPAYPCMNSSYNVSSSTLRIMTEEFQRGNEICEAMEANNANWDALFEPYPFFEAYKNYLQIDVSAENADDLRKWKGWVESRLRHLTLKIERHTYGMLQCHPHPGDFSDKSKPFHCSYFMGLQRKQGVPVNEGEQFDIRHTVEEFKHSVNMYTLWKPGMAIQVSHVKRRSIPNFVFPGGVRPSRPTKATWDSKRSSELRDSVHGQTEKSQEGQAVALREADERKRKRAEDSIDNLRTSKSFASLPPSSGDVHDDSRNPVSIASSCSMKCDESEVNSVNEKPDLKSLTGSPSRHGETNGSARSIQQVNHMLTGINTCNSKEAENLAIEKIISGPYDTHQALPEEPDELEDDVEYRNQFKNLGGNINKSNLDSSHSELAVVGEPVITEKETSCSNHLLPNESLEELEPAELTAPFISSTAAPLPQRKPLIRLNFTSLGKAADKSS, encoded by the exons ATGGGGAGCCCAGGACTGAGCAATCGAAATAATGGACAGCAGCAACGATTAGGCATTACTGAGCCCATTTCATTGGGCGGACCAACTGAGTATGATGTGATCAAGACTCGGGAACTCGAAAAG TACTTGCAAGATGCTGGCTTGTACGAGAATCAGGAGGAGGCAGTTAGTAGGGAGGAAGTTCTTGGCAGGCTAGATCAG ATTGTGAAGATTTGGGTCAAAACCATTAGCCGTGCAAAGGGACTCAATGACCAACTGGTGCAAGAAGCAAATGCCAAGATTTTCACCTTTGGCTCCTATCGATTAGGG GTCCATGGCCCTGGAGCTGATATAGACACGCTTTGTGTGGCACCTAGGCATGTATCCAGAGAA GAAGATTTCTTTGGTGAACTACATAGGATGCTGTCTGAGATGCCAGAAGTAACAGAGTTGCACCCTGTGCCTGATGCTCATGTTCCAGTGATggggttcaagttcaatggtGTTTCTATTGATCTCCTTTATGCAAGATTGTCTTTGTGGGTTATTCCTGAG GACTTGGATATATCACAGGAGTCAATATTACAAAATGCAGATGAACAAACTGTTCGTAGTCTTAATGGTTGTAGAGTGACTGATCAAATCCTGCGTTTGGTTCCAAATATTCAG AATTTTCGCACAACATTGAGATGCATGAGGTTTTGGGCAAAGCGACGTGGTGTCTATTCAAAT GTTTCTGGTTTTTTGGGTGGTATAAACTGGGCATTGCTGGTTGCTCGAATATGCCAGTTATTTCCAAATGCACTTCCAAATATGTTAGTGTCTAGGTTCTTTAGGGTGTATACTCAGTGGCGTTGGCCGAACCCTGTCCTGCTTTGTGCTATTGAAGAAGGATCTCTTGGACTCCAAGTTTGGGATCCTAGAAGATATCCCAAGGATAGATTCCATCTAATGCCGATAATTACTCCTGCTTATCCTTGCATGAACTCTAGCTACAATGTTTCATCAAGTACATTGCGTATTATGACAGAGGAGTTTCAGAGGGGAAATGAAATATGTGAG GCAATGGAGGCGAACAATGCCAATTGGGATGCTCTTTTTGAGCCTTATCCATTTTTTGAAGCTTATAAGAATTATCTGCAGATAGATGTTTCAGCAGAGAATGCTGATGATCTTAGAAAATGGAAGGGCTGGGTTGAGTCCCGCCTCCGCCACTTGACATTGAAG ATTGAGCGGCACACATATGGCATGCTTCAGTGCCATCCACATCCTGGTGATTTTTCAGACAAATCTAAGCCTTTCCACTGTTCCTACTTCATGGGTCTGCAACGTAAGCAAGGAGTTCCCGTGAATGAAGGCGAACAATTTGATATAAGACATACCGTTGAAGAATTTAAGCATTCTGTCAACATGTATACTTTGTGGAAACCAGGAATGGCTATCCAGGTATCCCATGTGAAACGGCGTAGCATACCTAACTTTGTTTTTCCTGGTGGCGTTCGACCTTCCCGGCCAACTAAAGCGACTTGGGACAGTAAGCGAAGTTCAGAATTAAGGGATTCTGTACATGGTCAGACAGAGAAGTCTCAAGAAGGACAAGCAGTTGCCTTGAGAGAAGCCGATGAAAGGAAGAGAAAGCGAGCGGAGGACAGCATTGATAACTTAAGAACTTCCAAGTCTTTTGCATCTTTACCTCCCTCCAGCGGGGATGTTCATGATGACTCGAGAAATCCTGTTAGCATTGCTAGTTCTTGTTCTATGAAATGCGATGAATCAGAAGTCAACAGTGTGAATGAGAAGCCTGATTTGAAATCTTTAACGGGAAGTCCTTCCAGGCATGGCGAGACCAATGGATCAGCAAGAAGTATCCAACAAGTCAACCATATGCTTACTGGCATTAATACATGTAATTCTAAAGAAGCAGAAAATCTAGCCATTGAGAAGATCATATCTGGTCCATATGATACACATCAAGCCTTACCAGAAGAACCTGACGAGCTTGAAGATGATGTTGAGTacagaaatcaatttaaaaatttaggtGGGAACATAAACAAGAGCAACTTGGACTCTTCACATTCAGAGCTGGCAGTGGTAGGCGAACCAGTTATTACTGAGAAGGAAACCTCTTGTTCAAATCATTTACTCCCCAATGAGAGCTTGGAGGAGCTAGAG CCTGCTGAGCTGACAGCTCCATTCATAAGTTCTACAGCTGCACCTCTGCCCCAGAGGAAGCCTCTTATCAG GTTGAACTTCACCTCTCTAGGAAAAGCTGCTGACAAAAGTTCCTAG